In Symmachiella dynata, the following are encoded in one genomic region:
- a CDS encoding SDR family NAD(P)-dependent oxidoreductase, with product MKFDGKAALVTGASLGIGRAAAIELAQHGANVAVNYRSSEAEAQEVADEIESLGRKALLLKADVADQAAVEGMVAKTVEAFGSLDLFVSNAAYSDRQSMIDADMAGFHRTIDVTMWGAFYGVRASAMQMIKQGGGGSIVVVSSPHAALAIPDSMAYNMAKAAIDHMMRTAAIELVGHRIRVNAIYPGWIDTPGERKFFTEEQLEAGGKALPWGRLGRPEEIAKGIAFMLSDDAEYMTGSIMSMEGGVMLPWWSNRADGEM from the coding sequence ATGAAGTTTGACGGAAAAGCGGCGCTTGTGACGGGGGCGTCTTTGGGGATTGGGCGGGCGGCGGCGATTGAGCTGGCGCAGCATGGCGCTAATGTGGCCGTGAATTACCGCAGCAGCGAAGCGGAAGCGCAAGAGGTTGCTGACGAAATTGAAAGCCTGGGTCGCAAGGCGTTACTCCTGAAAGCTGACGTCGCCGATCAAGCGGCAGTGGAAGGGATGGTGGCGAAAACGGTGGAGGCGTTCGGCAGTTTGGATCTGTTCGTCTCCAACGCCGCCTACAGCGACCGGCAATCGATGATCGATGCCGACATGGCGGGATTTCACCGCACGATCGATGTGACGATGTGGGGTGCCTTTTATGGCGTGCGTGCATCGGCCATGCAGATGATCAAACAGGGTGGCGGCGGCTCGATCGTGGTTGTCAGTTCGCCGCATGCGGCTTTGGCGATTCCCGATTCCATGGCCTACAACATGGCCAAGGCGGCCATCGATCACATGATGCGGACAGCTGCGATTGAATTAGTCGGCCATCGAATTCGCGTGAATGCCATCTACCCCGGCTGGATTGATACTCCCGGTGAGCGCAAATTCTTTACCGAGGAACAACTCGAAGCGGGTGGCAAAGCGCTGCCGTGGGGCCGTTTGGGGCGTCCCGAAGAAATCGCCAAGGGAATCGCCTTCATGCTGAGCGACGATGCCGAATACATGACCGGCAGCATCATGTCGATGGAAGGGGGCGTGATGTTGCCGTGGTGGTCGAATCGCGCGGATGGGGAAATGTAG